The following proteins come from a genomic window of Sorghum bicolor cultivar BTx623 chromosome 3, Sorghum_bicolor_NCBIv3, whole genome shotgun sequence:
- the LOC110433697 gene encoding uncharacterized protein LOC110433697, whose amino-acid sequence MDAYCKAARRLEEKFDGLELNHVLRKYNEAADALAKLASKRATVPPNVFVSDLYKPSVDYKDDEGSDKPPSEPGPDPNDPAVQEQETMDIEPEPPAPDDSPDWRYPLLQRLVDGTLPPDQAEARHVARRAKTFVLLDGELYKRSPSGILMRCIPRQDGIKLLQDIHLGACGHHAVPRTLVGNAFR is encoded by the coding sequence atggacgcgtacTGCAAAGCGGCCCGACGCCTGGAggaaaagttcgacggcctcgagcttaaCCACGTACTAAGAAAATAcaatgaggccgccgacgcaCTCGCCAAGCTGGCATCCAAGCGGGCCACGGTTCCCCCTAACGTTTTtgtcagcgacctctacaagccttcTGTTGACTACAAGGACGACGAGGGGTCGGATAAACCCCCAAGTGAACCAGGCCCCGACCCCAATGACCCCGCTGTTCAGGAGCAGGAGACCATGGACATCGAGCCTGAACCCCCTGCACCTGACGACTCACCAGACTGGCGCTACCCCTTGCTGCAACGCCTCGTCGATGGCACTCTGCCCCCAGACCAGGCTGAGGCAAGGCACGTGGCTCGTCGCGCCAAGACCTTTGTCCTCCTTGACGGAGAGTTGTATAAACGCAGCCCCTCGGGCATCCTTATGCGTTGTATCCCACGTCAGGACGGGATCAAGCTCCTGCAGGACATACActtgggggcttgtggccatcacgccgTGCCTCGGACGCTGGTAGGTAATGCCTTCCggtaa